The Cellulomonas wangleii genome includes a region encoding these proteins:
- a CDS encoding HAD family hydrolase has translation MDDLTPRPRWADVRAVVFDVGETLVDETRAWVQVAGEVGVPPLALMAVLGALAERDEPHSHVWRHVGVDPPSTAPEIRPDDLYPDALPTLRALRAAGYLVAVAGNQPARAEHQLRAAGVEVDLLATSARWGVAKPSPQFFARVVTDLGVPAPDVLYVGDRLDNDVLPARAAGMRTALVRRGPWGHVHARRPDAALADVRVDSLRELVSLMLGVR, from the coding sequence GTGGATGACCTGACTCCGCGTCCGCGGTGGGCCGACGTGCGCGCCGTCGTGTTCGACGTCGGCGAGACGCTCGTGGACGAGACGCGCGCGTGGGTGCAGGTCGCCGGGGAGGTGGGTGTGCCGCCCCTTGCCCTCATGGCGGTGCTCGGGGCGCTGGCCGAGCGCGACGAGCCGCACAGCCACGTGTGGCGGCACGTCGGTGTCGATCCGCCGTCGACCGCCCCGGAGATCCGGCCGGACGACCTCTACCCCGACGCGCTGCCGACCTTGCGGGCGCTGCGGGCCGCGGGATACCTCGTCGCGGTCGCTGGCAACCAGCCGGCGCGCGCCGAGCACCAGCTGCGGGCCGCCGGTGTCGAGGTGGACCTGCTGGCGACCTCGGCTCGCTGGGGAGTGGCCAAGCCCTCTCCGCAGTTCTTCGCCCGCGTCGTGACGGACCTCGGTGTGCCCGCACCCGACGTGCTCTACGTGGGCGACCGGCTCGACAACGACGTCCTGCCGGCGCGTGCCGCAGGCATGCGCACGGCGCTCGTGCGGCGCGGCCCGTGGGGTCATGTCCACGCCCGGCGCCCCGACGCCGCGCTCGCGGACGTGCGCGTGGACTCGTTGCGCGAGCTCGTCTCCCTCATGCTCGGCGTCCGGTGA